A stretch of Manis javanica isolate MJ-LG chromosome 1, MJ_LKY, whole genome shotgun sequence DNA encodes these proteins:
- the LOC140850724 gene encoding uncharacterized protein: protein MPAACASHRTLASSSRSVGRLRLQPNPSGDAPKPPLHRLALRERPGAEVWLRLFLDSSVQVLPAGARKHSLGKGGFSGRAGNLSRHLPVIRRRALPPRAPPCPLFSEGLAVPGTLEAGRSPASPSPPGSLSLSAPLPALPESWAPGVTSWTTSLRAPLPAVSCAAAQASVPADDHCFPHPAPAGGPASAQAIPAGLHRRPFRAPRAPQGPSPALRPAPRPPSQGACPTGTDPPSPRRSAPARQPREGEGPAHAGTTRLGRPAVRSGTGRGGGAGRAPVPSGGGRCSPSVLPGVGDSGAGPAGGETEGRGARPPGDVTPPRTDERLGSSRPAPAESPATVSSRRAESGAEGGGPGAPTPAPAVRGEAGRAARGRGACCSGAGGTSVPGKEYPDLNFVGRVLGPGGPRAQQLGAETGGQRRVPGPGAVRDAEEEEQSRGAPAREPLREGSRGPTAVGGARSRAETPLEGPFCLSFLLRRDMGAAPVFLLVICGASEVCWSSRHPPPFPWSPSVESPGRLELCRTSEFRRYFY, encoded by the exons ATGCCTGCAGCCTGTGCATCTCACCGCACGCTTGCTTCCTCCTCCCGGTCCGTGGGGCGGCTTCGGCTGCAGCCTAATCCTAGTGGGGACGCTCCCAAGCCTCCTCTACACCGACTTGCTCTGCGGGAACGTCCGGGGGCAGAGGTCTGGTTACGTTTGTTCCTGGACAGTTCCGTGCAAGTGCTCCCAGCT GGAGCCCGGAAACACAGCCTCGGGAAGGGCGGCTTCTCTGGAAGGGCAGGAAACCTGAGCAGGCATCTGCCTGTGATCCGGAGAAGAGCTCTGCCCCCTCGGGCCCCGCCTTGTCCGCTCTTCAGTGAGGGGCTCGCCGTCCCCGGGACCCTGGAGGCGGGACG CAGCcccgcctccccctcccctccgGGCTCCCTGAGTCTGTCTGCACCTCTTCCCGCCCTGCCTGAGTCCTGGGCCCCGGGGGTCACTTCCTGGACCACCAGCCTTCGGGCTCCGCTTCCCGCGGTCAGCTGCGCAGCTGCCCAGGCGAGTGTCCCTGCTGACGACCATTGTTTCCCCCATCCAGCCCCGGCAGGGGGGCCGGCCAGCGCTCAGGCTATCCCCGCTGGCCTGCACCGGCGGCCCTTCCGCGCTCCTCGCGCTCCTCAGGGCCCCTCTCCCGCCCTGCGGCCCGCTCCCCGTCCCCCCTCCCAGGGGGCTTGTCCGACCGGCACCGACCCGCCCTCACCACGGAGATCCGCCCCCGCCCGCCAGCCCCGGGAGGGCG AAGGGCCTGCGCACGCGGGGACGACGCGGCTCGGCCGCCCCGCCGTGCGGAGCGGGACGGGGCGCGGGGGTGGAGCGGGACGGGCGCCGGTCCCGAGCGGCGGCGGTCGATGCTCCCCCTCCGTGCTCCCCGGGGTCGGCGACAGCGGGGCCGGGCCTGCGGGCGGGGAGACGGAGGGAAGGGGCGCGAGGCCCCCGGGAGACGTGACGCCGCCGAGGACCGACGAGCGGCTCGGGAGCAGCCGCCCAGCCCCCGCGGAGTCTCCGGCCACCGTGAGCAGCCGCCGCGCGGAGAGCGGAGCGGAGGGCGGAGGGCCCGGCGCGCCGACACCTGCCCCGGCGGTGCGGGGGGAGGCGGGCAGAGCCGCCCGGGGCCGCGGGGCCTGCTGTTCAGGTGCGGGAGGGACTTCTGTGCCTGGGAAGGAATATCCCGATTTAAATTTTGTTGGGAGAGTCCTGGGACCTGGAGGACCTCGTGCTCAACAGCTTGGAGCGGAAACCGGAGGCCAAAGAAGGGTCCCCGGCCCAGGCGCCGTGAGGgatgcagaggaggaggagcagagcagaggcgcGCCCGCCCGGGAGCCCCTCCGCGAAGGGTCCCGCGGGCCGACCGCGGTGGGAGGCGCCCGGAGCAGAGCAGAGACCCCACTGGAAGggcctttttgtctttcttttttattgc GTAGGGATATGGGTGCGGCCCCTGTCTTTCTTCTTGTCATCTGTGGAGCCTCTGAGGTCTGCTGGAGCTCACGACATCCGCCTCCCTTCCCCTGGAGTCCTTCTGTAGAGTCTCCTGGCCGGCTGGAGCTTTGTCGCACATCAGAATTCAGACGTTACTTTTACTGA